Proteins encoded together in one Staphylococcus aureus window:
- a CDS encoding urease subunit gamma: protein MHFTQREQDKLMIVVAAEVSRRRKARGLKLNHPEALALISDELLEGARDGKTVAELMSYGRQILNKEDVMDGVEHMITDIEIEATFPDGTKLITVHHPIV from the coding sequence TTGCATTTTACACAACGAGAGCAAGACAAATTAATGATTGTAGTGGCGGCGGAAGTTTCACGTCGTCGTAAAGCACGTGGTTTGAAACTAAATCATCCTGAGGCATTAGCTTTAATCAGCGATGAATTATTAGAAGGTGCACGCGATGGTAAGACCGTTGCAGAGTTAATGAGTTATGGTAGACAAATTCTAAACAAAGAAGATGTCATGGATGGTGTCGAACACATGATTACAGATATCGAAATCGAGGCTACGTTCCCCGATGGTACTAAGTTAATCACAGTACATCACCCTATTGTTTAA
- a CDS encoding urease subunit beta: MIPGEIITKSTEVEINNHHPETVIEVENTGDRPIQVGSHFHFYEANAALDFEREMAYGKHLDIPAGAAVRFEPGDKKEVQLVEYAGKRKIFGFRGMVNGPIDESRVYRPTDENDEYAGVFGDNGAENVNKKGGKRS; the protein is encoded by the coding sequence ATGATACCAGGAGAAATTATTACAAAAAGTACAGAGGTTGAAATTAATAACCATCATCCTGAAACAGTTATCGAAGTTGAAAATACAGGAGATCGACCAATTCAAGTGGGCTCACATTTTCATTTTTATGAAGCAAATGCAGCATTAGATTTCGAACGTGAAATGGCATATGGAAAACATTTAGATATTCCAGCTGGAGCAGCTGTTCGATTTGAACCTGGGGATAAAAAAGAAGTTCAATTAGTTGAATATGCTGGCAAACGTAAAATTTTTGGTTTTCGTGGTATGGTCAATGGTCCTATCGATGAGTCACGTGTCTATCGCCCAACTGATGAAAATGATGAATATGCAGGTGTATTCGGAGATAACGGTGCTGAAAACGTGAATAAAAAAGGAGGAAAAAGATCATGA
- the ureC gene encoding urease subunit alpha, whose translation MSFKMTQNQYTSLYGPTVGDSIRLGDTNLFAQIEKDYAVYGEEATFGGGKSIRDGMAQNPRVTRDDVNVADLVISNAVIIDYDKVVKADIGIKNGYIFAIGNAGNPDIMDNVDIIIGSTTDIIAAEGKIVTAGGIDTHVHFINPEQAEVALESGITTHIGGGTGASEGSKATTVTPGPWHIHRMLEAAEGLPINVGFTGKGQATNPTALIEQINAGAIGLKVHEDWGATPSALSHALDVADEFDVQIALHADTLNEAGFMEDTMAAVKDRVLHMYHTEGAGGGHAPDLIKSAAFSNILPSSTNPTLPYTHNTVDEHLDMVMITHHLNAAIPEDIAFADSRIRKETIAAEDVLQDMGVFSMISSDSQAMGRVGEVITRTWQVAHRMKEQRGPLDGDFEHNDNNRIKRYIAKYTINPAITHGISEYVGSIEPGKLADIVLWDPIFFGVKPELVVKGGLINSAVNGDANGSIPTSEPMKYRKMYGQYGGNLTSTSMTFVSKTAYENGINRALNLKRMVRPVKNIRQLSKADMKNNSATPKLDVDPQTYEVYVDGEKITSNAATELPLTQRYFLF comes from the coding sequence ATGAGCTTTAAAATGACGCAAAATCAATATACGAGCTTATACGGTCCAACTGTTGGAGATTCCATTCGTTTAGGTGATACGAATCTATTTGCTCAAATAGAAAAAGACTATGCGGTTTATGGTGAAGAAGCTACTTTTGGTGGTGGTAAATCTATTAGAGACGGTATGGCGCAAAATCCTCGTGTAACACGTGATGACGTGAACGTTGCAGACCTTGTCATTTCTAATGCCGTTATTATCGATTACGATAAAGTGGTTAAAGCTGATATAGGCATTAAAAATGGTTATATTTTCGCCATAGGTAATGCCGGCAACCCAGATATAATGGATAATGTCGACATTATTATAGGTTCAACAACAGATATCATTGCCGCTGAAGGTAAAATCGTCACTGCTGGTGGTATTGATACTCATGTTCATTTTATTAATCCTGAACAAGCAGAGGTCGCATTAGAAAGTGGTATTACGACTCATATTGGTGGTGGTACTGGTGCTTCAGAAGGTTCTAAAGCAACAACTGTAACTCCAGGTCCATGGCATATTCATAGAATGTTAGAAGCTGCCGAAGGTTTACCGATTAATGTCGGTTTTACAGGTAAAGGACAAGCAACAAATCCAACTGCACTCATTGAACAAATCAATGCCGGAGCAATTGGATTAAAAGTACATGAAGACTGGGGTGCAACACCATCTGCTTTGAGTCATGCATTAGATGTTGCTGATGAATTTGATGTTCAAATTGCATTACATGCAGATACTTTAAATGAAGCAGGATTTATGGAAGACACAATGGCTGCTGTTAAAGACCGTGTACTTCATATGTACCATACTGAAGGTGCTGGTGGCGGTCATGCGCCTGATTTAATTAAATCCGCTGCATTTTCAAATATTTTACCTTCATCTACAAATCCAACTTTGCCTTATACACATAATACTGTAGATGAACATTTAGATATGGTAATGATTACTCACCATTTAAATGCGGCTATTCCTGAAGATATCGCATTCGCAGATTCACGTATTCGTAAAGAAACGATTGCAGCAGAAGATGTTCTGCAAGATATGGGTGTATTCAGTATGATTAGTTCCGATTCACAAGCAATGGGCCGTGTAGGTGAAGTAATTACACGAACATGGCAAGTAGCACATCGCATGAAAGAACAACGTGGTCCTTTAGATGGTGATTTTGAACATAATGATAATAATCGCATCAAACGTTATATCGCTAAATATACAATTAACCCAGCAATTACACATGGTATTTCTGAATATGTAGGATCTATCGAGCCGGGCAAACTAGCTGACATTGTCTTATGGGACCCAATTTTCTTTGGGGTTAAACCTGAATTAGTTGTAAAGGGCGGATTAATTAACTCTGCCGTAAATGGCGATGCAAATGGTTCTATACCTACATCTGAACCGATGAAGTACCGTAAAATGTATGGTCAATACGGCGGAAACCTTACAAGTACGTCAATGACATTCGTGTCTAAAACTGCTTATGAAAATGGTATCAATCGTGCATTAAATTTAAAACGCATGGTGCGTCCAGTTAAAAATATTAGACAATTATCTAAAGCAGATATGAAAAATAACAGTGCAACACCTAAATTAGACGTTGATCCACAAACATATGAAGTATATGTAGATGGAGAAAAAATTACAAGTAATGCAGCAACTGAGTTACCATTAACTCAAAGATACTTCTTATTCTAG
- the ureE gene encoding urease accessory protein UreE: protein MIVEEIQGNIANLSNSEKQKHVEKVYLENSDLVKRIQRVVTDHGTEIGIRLKQPIDLQYGDILYADDHNMIIVDVNSEDLLVIQPRTLQEMGDIAHQLGNRHLPAQFTETEMLVQYDYLVEDLLKSLGIPYVREDRKVNKAFRHIGHSHD, encoded by the coding sequence ATGATTGTTGAAGAAATCCAAGGCAATATTGCCAATTTGTCAAATTCAGAAAAACAAAAGCACGTCGAAAAAGTATACCTTGAAAATTCAGATCTTGTTAAACGTATTCAAAGAGTCGTTACAGACCATGGCACTGAAATAGGCATTCGTTTAAAACAACCTATTGACTTACAATATGGAGATATTTTATACGCAGATGACCATAATATGATTATTGTGGATGTTAATTCAGAAGATCTTTTAGTGATTCAACCAAGAACATTGCAAGAAATGGGAGATATAGCCCATCAATTAGGAAATCGTCATTTGCCAGCACAATTTACAGAGACTGAAATGCTAGTACAATATGATTATTTAGTTGAAGATTTATTAAAAAGTTTAGGCATCCCATATGTTCGAGAAGACCGTAAAGTTAATAAGGCTTTCAGACATATAGGGCATTCTCATGATTGA
- a CDS encoding urease accessory protein UreF has translation MIDHTHLRLFQFCDSQFPTGAFSHSFGLETYIQRNIIHDDHTFIAWLKMFLQEQLTYSDGLAMRLVYDALENDDTQKVLHIDKLMFVQNLPKETRVGAKQMGTRMVKLALELYNSPWIAWYHQQMQDKKAKLNPAICFTMLGHHLGVDIETIIDYYLYQNVSSLTQNAVRAIPLGQTAGQKIVTHMIPYIEGTRKQIFELKEADFGMTAPGLELNQMAHENVNVRIFIS, from the coding sequence ATGATTGATCATACACACTTAAGATTATTTCAGTTCTGTGATTCACAGTTTCCAACAGGTGCTTTCAGTCATTCATTTGGTCTTGAAACATATATTCAACGAAATATAATTCATGACGATCATACTTTTATTGCTTGGTTAAAAATGTTTTTACAAGAGCAACTTACCTATTCTGATGGTTTAGCCATGCGTTTAGTTTATGATGCATTGGAAAATGATGATACACAAAAAGTATTACACATAGATAAACTGATGTTTGTTCAAAACTTACCTAAAGAAACACGTGTTGGTGCAAAACAAATGGGGACTCGCATGGTTAAATTGGCTTTAGAACTTTATAATAGCCCATGGATTGCTTGGTATCATCAACAAATGCAAGATAAGAAAGCAAAGTTAAATCCAGCTATTTGTTTTACTATGCTAGGCCATCATTTAGGTGTAGATATTGAAACGATTATTGATTACTATTTATATCAAAATGTTTCAAGTTTAACTCAAAATGCTGTTCGTGCTATTCCACTTGGACAAACTGCTGGTCAAAAGATAGTTACTCACATGATTCCTTATATAGAAGGAACAAGAAAGCAGATTTTCGAATTAAAAGAAGCAGATTTTGGCATGACAGCGCCTGGTTTAGAACTAAATCAAATGGCGCATGAGAACGTCAATGTTAGAATTTTCATATCATAG
- the ureG gene encoding urease accessory protein UreG, with the protein MANPIKIGIGGPVGAGKTQLIEKVVKRLSKEMSIGVITNDIYTKEDEKILVNSGVLPESRIIGVETGGCPHTAIREDASMNFAAIDELLERHDDIELIFIESGGDNLAATFSPELVDFSIYIIDVAQGEKIPRKGGQGMIKSDFFVINKTDLAPYVGASLEQMAEDTKVFRGKRPFTFTNLKTDEGLDEVIDWIERDTLLKGLS; encoded by the coding sequence GTGGCAAATCCGATTAAAATTGGTATTGGTGGTCCTGTAGGTGCAGGTAAAACACAATTAATTGAAAAAGTTGTAAAACGTCTTTCAAAAGAAATGAGTATCGGCGTTATTACAAATGATATATATACAAAAGAAGACGAAAAGATATTAGTAAATTCAGGAGTTCTACCTGAAAGTCGTATCATTGGTGTTGAAACTGGTGGATGTCCTCATACTGCGATTCGTGAAGATGCATCTATGAACTTTGCAGCAATAGACGAATTATTAGAACGTCATGACGATATAGAACTAATTTTCATAGAATCTGGTGGCGATAACTTAGCAGCAACATTTAGTCCAGAACTTGTTGACTTTTCAATATATATTATCGATGTTGCTCAAGGTGAAAAGATTCCACGTAAAGGTGGTCAAGGTATGATTAAGTCAGATTTCTTTGTAATTAACAAAACTGATTTAGCTCCCTATGTAGGTGCATCATTAGAACAAATGGCTGAAGATACTAAAGTATTTCGTGGTAAACGTCCATTTACTTTTACTAACTTAAAAACCGACGAAGGTTTGGATGAAGTTATCGATTGGATTGAACGCGACACTTTACTCAAAGGATTATCATAA
- a CDS encoding urease accessory protein UreD: protein MDEQQWTGQLDLTVFFDGNRSVSRDIFFEKALKVIRPVYLNQSTIPTFYIVNVGGGYLDGDRYRMNVNVEDNAKVTLTSQGATKIYKTPSNHVEQYQTFNLKDNAYLEYVADPIIAYENAKFYQHNTFNLNNSSSLFYTDILTPGYSKTGEAFKYQYMHLINEIYIEDELVTYDNLLLNPNKQSINEIGYMEHYSHYGSAYFIHEDVNQKLIDSVYETISSYSNTFDCRVAISQLPTHGFAVRIFAYRTQIIEKILGTIQSYIAENIYDRKLDFLRKY from the coding sequence ATGGATGAACAACAATGGACTGGGCAACTTGATTTAACAGTGTTTTTCGATGGCAATCGATCAGTATCAAGAGATATTTTCTTTGAAAAAGCACTTAAAGTGATACGTCCAGTTTATCTAAATCAATCTACCATTCCTACATTTTATATAGTAAATGTAGGTGGTGGCTATTTAGATGGAGATCGTTACCGTATGAATGTGAATGTCGAAGATAACGCTAAAGTGACATTGACATCTCAAGGTGCAACAAAAATATACAAGACACCTTCCAATCATGTTGAGCAGTATCAAACTTTTAATTTGAAAGATAACGCATATTTAGAATATGTCGCTGATCCAATCATCGCATATGAAAATGCTAAATTTTATCAACACAATACGTTCAATCTCAATAATTCTAGTTCATTATTTTATACTGATATTTTAACTCCTGGTTATTCAAAAACTGGCGAAGCCTTCAAGTATCAATATATGCATTTAATAAATGAAATTTATATTGAAGATGAGTTAGTCACATATGATAATTTATTATTGAATCCTAATAAACAATCGATCAATGAAATAGGTTATATGGAACATTACTCTCATTATGGCTCTGCTTACTTCATACACGAAGATGTTAACCAAAAACTAATCGATTCAGTTTATGAAACCATTAGTTCTTATAGCAATACATTCGATTGTCGTGTTGCTATTTCTCAATTGCCTACACATGGTTTTGCAGTTAGAATTTTTGCTTATCGCACACAAATTATAGAGAAAATACTTGGAACCATCCAAAGCTATATCGCAGAAAATATTTATGATCGTAAACTTGATTTTCTAAGAAAATATTAA
- the sarR gene encoding HTH-type transcriptional regulator SarR, producing the protein MSKINDINDLVNATFQVKKFFRDTKKKFNLNYEEIYILNHILRSESNEISSKEIAKCSEFKPYYLTKALQKLKDLKLLSKKRSLQDERTVIVYVTDTQKANIQKLISELEEYIKN; encoded by the coding sequence ATGAGTAAAATTAATGACATTAATGATTTAGTCAACGCAACATTTCAAGTTAAGAAGTTTTTCAGAGATACAAAAAAGAAGTTCAATTTGAACTATGAAGAAATTTATATTTTAAATCATATTTTAAGAAGTGAGTCTAACGAAATCTCATCTAAAGAGATTGCTAAGTGCTCAGAGTTCAAACCTTACTATTTAACTAAAGCTTTACAAAAGCTAAAAGATTTAAAATTGTTATCAAAGAAAAGAAGTTTACAAGACGAAAGAACAGTTATTGTTTATGTTACAGATACACAAAAAGCAAATATTCAAAAACTGATTTCAGAATTAGAAGAATACATTAAAAATTAA
- a CDS encoding PH domain-containing protein, with amino-acid sequence MILDNVNPNDLFPTEKKGPSVLGIIEYQVQGENEFEGAFIATNERLIMNVDMNGQFYYRSISYNEIEKIDYDGQTIMFKFNIGNVPMHDIKSANVEMFVEYVKQHMIV; translated from the coding sequence ATGATTTTAGATAATGTGAATCCAAATGATTTATTTCCAACTGAAAAAAAGGGTCCGTCAGTGCTAGGAATAATTGAGTATCAAGTTCAAGGTGAGAATGAATTTGAAGGGGCATTTATAGCAACAAATGAAAGATTAATTATGAATGTAGATATGAATGGCCAATTTTATTATAGAAGTATTAGTTATAATGAAATAGAGAAGATAGATTATGATGGTCAAACTATAATGTTCAAATTTAATATTGGTAATGTCCCAATGCATGATATTAAAAGTGCTAACGTTGAAATGTTTGTTGAATATGTAAAACAACATATGATAGTATAA
- a CDS encoding SarA family transcriptional regulator, with protein sequence MSKFKVKRLTAHILMLKVINDMLKYSFHLTLTQVKLLNLLVKYDNSDSNSASIDSLLKMKEIQSKMALLQMLSYLNNHQWLLKGRDQRDQRKLTISINKMHIDKIEYMNNELSDYIERYFGQYTFDFSCDYVSYLLSSQELLRNLKCYLNMCQLSLEELYVLGILNLHKGQLTVKELQGEFHHPIFAVSPILKCLILKGLVKKERCELDERRVIVTIKREKFSKVTMLIQACYNYLEKGIQVKLNNK encoded by the coding sequence ATGTCTAAATTTAAAGTTAAGCGTTTAACTGCACACATACTAATGTTGAAAGTCATTAATGATATGTTGAAATATTCATTTCATCTCACTTTGACTCAAGTGAAACTATTAAATCTATTAGTTAAATATGATAATTCTGATTCCAATAGCGCTTCAATAGATAGTTTATTAAAAATGAAAGAAATCCAATCTAAGATGGCCCTTCTTCAAATGTTAAGTTATTTAAACAATCATCAATGGCTATTGAAAGGAAGAGATCAAAGGGATCAACGTAAATTGACTATTTCGATTAATAAAATGCATATAGATAAAATAGAATATATGAATAATGAGCTTAGTGACTATATTGAACGTTATTTTGGTCAATATACATTTGATTTTAGTTGTGACTATGTATCGTATTTATTGTCGTCACAAGAATTATTGCGGAATCTAAAGTGTTATTTAAATATGTGTCAATTATCATTAGAAGAGTTATACGTTTTAGGAATATTAAATCTGCATAAAGGTCAATTGACGGTTAAAGAATTACAGGGTGAATTCCATCACCCGATATTTGCGGTTAGCCCGATTTTAAAGTGTTTAATTTTGAAGGGATTAGTTAAAAAAGAGAGATGTGAATTAGATGAAAGGCGTGTTATTGTAACAATCAAGCGAGAAAAGTTTTCTAAAGTCACTATGCTTATTCAAGCATGTTATAATTATCTTGAAAAGGGAATACAAGTTAAGCTTAATAATAAATAG
- a CDS encoding helix-turn-helix transcriptional regulator, translating into MTDNYSLHIYKSMKMSSVKEANLKIIYWLQGTGVVSINLQQYDVKRNDVTIIMLNDLYQIDGNDDSVCCVVEVSAKTFLKFMNANYMMRGKILTNEVASTFRILIKYLIYSKIKQQSYNANDKIINYMCVELMSLNTYDGSRHLVAEEVHDYLTNNHHKKINRKDVINQVSITNKALSDMFKATPYSNFIQYLNHIRLEHCLIDILTSKKPIEEIASSHGFNHYSRFIHLFKETYGNTPKLIRKRYSPTSHSINHSQLVEIDKNIIELFDDTNQSSSSMREIDIPFEPTKRSQMYQPKNIYIKGSNFYWMDYYTIKQIIQRLGVNPENLHIIVTIDTSNELSIEQITLLLQKIVNYNVNVVFRIKHEYKELLTSAERGKIEKLVATIFNMTFESNRCKIAFLINDLNTTAIQKLKRLIDNYIGVFELIYHLEPKELNTRYDKEIDHLIDYFILPLRQIEQVSIARSKIICDVDLINENNDLKEKITMSDINKVSELLTNYTKFRGLIMHMSIISESSKEINLTRLSIFIFIINILNQLRGIVIYQNDTMIVTKFKHEVQCVICLPAALLNENSDAIRLSCKGLQQFSHAKTKQIVLSIDKDNHTSENGVLVNDIMQQHSYWKANFIERNIYDHSLMVSSNSIVHLKYHLEI; encoded by the coding sequence ATGACAGATAATTATTCACTACATATTTATAAAAGTATGAAAATGAGTAGTGTGAAGGAAGCGAACTTAAAAATTATATATTGGCTACAAGGTACAGGTGTAGTTTCAATCAATCTACAACAATATGATGTAAAAAGAAATGATGTCACCATTATTATGTTGAATGATTTGTATCAAATTGATGGTAATGATGATAGTGTATGTTGTGTTGTTGAAGTAAGTGCAAAGACATTTTTGAAGTTTATGAATGCAAACTATATGATGCGTGGCAAGATATTAACAAATGAGGTTGCTAGCACTTTTAGAATCTTGATTAAGTATTTAATCTACAGCAAAATTAAACAACAGTCTTATAATGCTAATGATAAGATTATTAATTACATGTGTGTTGAATTAATGTCATTAAATACATACGATGGTAGTCGTCATTTAGTAGCCGAAGAAGTGCACGATTATTTAACAAACAACCACCATAAAAAGATAAATAGGAAAGATGTCATTAATCAAGTTAGTATTACAAACAAAGCTTTAAGTGACATGTTTAAAGCGACACCTTATAGTAATTTTATTCAATATTTAAATCATATTAGACTGGAGCATTGCTTAATTGATATTTTAACTTCTAAGAAGCCTATTGAAGAAATCGCAAGTAGTCATGGTTTTAATCATTATTCTCGTTTTATACACCTCTTTAAAGAAACGTATGGTAACACTCCTAAATTAATTAGAAAAAGATATAGTCCAACATCTCATTCAATTAACCATTCCCAATTAGTTGAAATTGATAAAAATATAATTGAATTATTTGATGATACTAATCAAAGTTCTTCAAGTATGCGCGAGATTGATATACCTTTTGAGCCTACAAAAAGGAGTCAAATGTATCAACCTAAAAACATTTATATTAAAGGAAGTAATTTTTATTGGATGGATTATTATACTATTAAACAAATCATTCAAAGATTAGGTGTTAATCCTGAAAACTTGCATATAATTGTTACAATCGACACAAGCAATGAGCTATCGATTGAACAAATCACTTTATTACTTCAAAAGATAGTGAATTACAATGTAAATGTAGTGTTTCGTATTAAACATGAATATAAGGAATTGTTAACGAGTGCTGAAAGAGGCAAGATAGAAAAGCTAGTAGCTACAATTTTTAATATGACTTTTGAGAGTAATAGATGTAAGATTGCATTTTTAATTAACGACTTAAATACTACTGCAATTCAAAAACTGAAACGTTTAATAGATAATTATATAGGAGTATTTGAATTAATATATCATCTGGAACCAAAAGAGTTGAATACGCGCTATGATAAAGAAATTGATCATCTAATAGACTATTTTATCTTACCGCTAAGACAAATAGAACAGGTGTCTATTGCACGTTCTAAAATTATATGTGATGTAGATTTGATTAATGAGAATAATGACTTAAAAGAAAAAATCACAATGTCTGATATTAATAAGGTTTCTGAACTTTTGACAAATTATACAAAATTTCGAGGACTTATTATGCACATGTCAATTATAAGTGAATCGAGCAAAGAAATAAATTTAACTAGATTATCAATATTCATTTTTATCATAAATATACTTAATCAATTACGAGGGATTGTTATTTATCAAAATGACACGATGATTGTAACGAAGTTCAAACATGAAGTACAATGTGTCATTTGTTTGCCAGCCGCATTGTTAAATGAGAATTCAGACGCTATACGTTTATCGTGTAAGGGTCTTCAACAATTTAGCCATGCTAAAACTAAACAAATTGTTTTAAGTATAGATAAAGATAATCATACTTCCGAAAATGGTGTACTTGTGAATGATATTATGCAACAACACAGTTATTGGAAAGCTAATTTTATAGAAAGAAATATTTATGATCATTCATTAATGGTCTCAAGCAATAGTATTGTTCATTTGAAATATCATCTTGAGATATAG
- a CDS encoding CHAP domain-containing protein: MKKIATATIATAGFATIAIASGNQAHASEQDNYGYNPNDPTSYSYTYTIDAQGNYHYTWKGNWHPSQLNQDNGYYSYYYYNGYNNYNNYNNGYSYNNYSRYNNYSNNNQSYNYNNYNSYNTNSYRTGGLGASYSTSSNNVQVTTTMAPSSNGRSISSGYTSGRNLYTSGQCTYYVFDRVGGKIGSTWGNASNWANAAARAGYTVNNTPKAGAIMQTTQGAYGHVAYVESVNSNGSVRVSEMNYGYGPGVVTSRTISASQAAGYNFIH, translated from the coding sequence ATGAAGAAAATCGCTACAGCTACTATCGCAACTGCAGGATTCGCTACAATCGCAATTGCATCAGGAAATCAAGCTCATGCTTCTGAGCAAGATAACTACGGTTATAATCCAAACGACCCAACATCATATAGCTATACTTACACTATTGATGCACAAGGTAACTACCATTACACATGGAAAGGTAACTGGCATCCAAGTCAATTAAACCAAGATAATGGCTACTACAGCTATTACTACTACAATGGTTACAATAACTATAACAATTACAACAACGGTTATAGCTACAATAACTACAGCCGTTACAACAACTACTCAAATAATAATCAATCATATAACTACAATAACTATAATAGTTACAACACAAACAGCTACCGTACTGGTGGTTTAGGTGCAAGCTACAGCACTTCAAGCAACAATGTTCAAGTAACTACAACTATGGCTCCATCATCAAATGGCCGTTCAATCTCAAGTGGTTATACTTCAGGACGTAACTTATACACTTCTGGTCAATGTACATACTACGTATTTGATCGTGTAGGTGGTAAAATCGGTTCAACTTGGGGCAATGCAAGTAACTGGGCTAACGCAGCTGCAAGAGCTGGTTACACAGTGAACAATACACCAAAAGCTGGTGCAATTATGCAAACAACTCAAGGTGCATACGGTCACGTTGCATACGTTGAAAGTGTTAACAGCAATGGTTCAGTAAGAGTTTCAGAAATGAACTATGGTTATGGCCCAGGTGTTGTAACTTCACGTACAATCTCAGCTAGCCAAGCTGCTGGTTATAACTTCATTCACTAA